From Juglans regia cultivar Chandler chromosome 6, Walnut 2.0, whole genome shotgun sequence, the proteins below share one genomic window:
- the LOC108979951 gene encoding enolase 1, chloroplastic: protein MALASQAATTTKLLQKPFIPSKPLPKPQNSTPFKPNKLRPLTVQCSVAVAPAVVKASREHAVRSVKARQIIDSRGNPTVEVDLITDALYRSAVPSGASTGIYEALELRDGDKSVYGGKGVQHAVNNINQILGPKLVGVDVRNQADVDAIMLEIDGTPNKSKLGANAILGVSLSVCRAGAGAKGLPLYKHIQELSETKELVMPVPAFNVINGGSHAGNSLAMQEFMILPVGATSFAEALRMGSEVYHILKGIIKAKYGQDACNVGDEGGFAPNVQDNREGLVLLMDAIEKAGYTGKIKIGMDVAASEFFTKDGKYDLDFKKQPNDGAHVHSAQSLCELYRDFVKEFPIVSIEDPFDQDDWSSWASLQSSVDIQLVGDDLLVTNPKRIAEAIQKKACNGLLLKVNQIGTVTESVQAALDSKAAGWGVMVSHRSGETEDNFIADLSVGLASGQIKTGAPCRSERLAKYNQLLRIEEELGSVRYAGEAFRSP, encoded by the exons ATGGCTTTAGCTTCCCAGgccgccaccaccaccaaaCTCCTCCAAAAGCCCTTCATCCCCTCAAAGCCCTTACCAAAGCCTCAAAATTCCACTCCCTTCAAGCCCAACAAACTCCGCCCACTCACTGTTCAATGCTCCGTCGCGGTTGCGCCGGCCGTCGTTAAGGCCTCGAGAGAGCATGCGGTGAGGTCGGTCAAGGCGCGGCAGATCATTGATAGCCGGGGCAATCCGACGGTTGAGGTCGATCTGATCACCGATGCTCTCTACCGATCGGCTGTCCCCAGTGGAGCCTCCACGGGGATTTACGAGGCCCTGGAGCTCCGAGACGGGGATAAGAGCGTTTACGGAGGCAAAGGTGTCCAACATGCCGTCAACAACATCAACCAAATCCTTGGCCCTAAGCTCGTCGGCGTCGATGTTCG GAACCAAGCTGACGTGGATGCTATTATGCTTGAGATCGATGGTACTCCAAACAAGTCAAAATTAGGTGCTAATGCTATATTGGGAGTATCCCTAAGCGTGTGCAGAGCAGGTGCAGGAGCAAAGGGGTTGCCCTTGTACAAGCACATCCAAGAACTGTCAGAAACAAAGGAGCTTGTTATGCCAGTTCCAGCTTTTAATGTGATAAATGGAGGCAGCCATGCTGGAAATAGTCTGGCCATGCAAGAATTTATGATATTACCAGTAGGTGCGACCTCATTTGCAGAGGCACTCCGCATGGGTAGTGAAG TTTATCATATATTGAAGGGAATTATTAAGGCCAAATATGGACAAGATGCTTGCAATGTTGGAGATGAAGGGGGATTTGCCCCCAACGTTCAGGATAACAGAGAGGGACTGGTATTGCTAATGGATGCTATTGAAAAGGCTGGTTACACTGGCAAG ATTAAAATTGGAATGGATGTTGCCGCATCAGAGTTTTTCACTAAAGATGGGAAATATGATCTAGACTTCAAGAAACAACCCAATGATGGAGCTCACGTGCACTCAGCACAGAGCCTTTGTGAGCTCTACAGGGATTTTGTGAAAGAATTTCCAATTGTATCAATTGAAGATCCCTTTGATCAAGATGATTGGAGCTCATGGGCTTCACTACAGTCTTCTGTTGACATTCAACTTGTAGGAGATGATTTGTTGGTTACAAATCCAAAGAGAATAGCTGAAGCCATTCAGAAAAAGGCTTGCAATGGTTTACTTCTAAAG GTTAACCAGATTGGTACAGTGACTGAATCTGTTCAAGCAGCACTTGACTCTAAAGCTGCAGGCTGGGGCGTCATGGTCAGCCACCGTAGTGGTGAAACCGAGGATAACTTTATTGCTGATCTTTCTGTTGGCTTGGCTAGTGGACAG ATCAAAACCGGAGCTCCTTGCCGAAGTGAGCGGTTGGCCAAGTATAATCAG CTTCTCCGCATTGAAGAGGAGCTCGGAAGCGTGCGTTATGCCGGTGAAGCTTTCAGATCACCTTAG